In Caloramator sp. E03, the sequence TTTTTTCCAAGTTAATCAACCCTTCTACAATATAATATTTCAACATATTTATTATACACAATCTTGTTTTATTTTGTAAATTATATATTATTATTAGTTTAGTTTACATAAATATATTTATGTTTATTCACTCTCTATTTTTCGATTCTAAAACATATTTATTAAGTTTAGATAAATTTATATACCAAAGATATATTACAAATACTATTAATAATACAAAATAATTATATATTCTTGAAAAAAGAATATAGTCATATATTCCATGTAAAATTACAGGTATAAAAAGCGCCTTATAGATATACTCACTTTTATACTTTGAATATTTATATAGGGATATATAATATCCCATAGTTATAGCAAATAGCATGTGAGCAGGAACAGATAAAAGTGCTCTTGCAATACCCGTATATAAATAATTAGCTTTAACATTAAAGACATATAAAATGTTTTCTGCTGTTGCAAAACCAAGAGATGTAAAAACACTATATACAATTCCATCAAGTTTTTCGTTGTAGAATTTGTTGTTAAAAGCAGTTTTCAGAATTATATAGTATTTGAAATATTCTTCCGTTAAGCCAGCAACTATAAATGCCTG encodes:
- a CDS encoding PrsW family glutamic-type intramembrane protease, whose translation is MFKMIALALAPSIALLVFIYQKDRYDREPAPLLTKLFIYGILSVFPVYIIERFLSGLSNYDNAFFQAFIVAGLTEEYFKYYIILKTAFNNKFYNEKLDGIVYSVFTSLGFATAENILYVFNVKANYLYTGIARALLSVPAHMLFAITMGYYISLYKYSKYKSEYIYKALFIPVILHGIYDYILFSRIYNYFVLLIVFVIYLWYINLSKLNKYVLESKNRE